The Peromyscus eremicus chromosome 16_21, PerEre_H2_v1, whole genome shotgun sequence genome includes the window GAAAGGCTCCGTGCAAAGCCTTTCCAAACTAGGTCAAAGGAAAGGCTGGGAGTCCTCAGCTGAGACCAGGGGTCTCAGTGAGCTGTGGCTATCACAATACTATAACACATCTCTGGGCTCTGACGCTGAGACCTGGCACACGTGCAGTGGTGTGTAGAAGTCCATGGGACAGAGCTTGTGTGAGAAGCCACACCATGTATATGAGCAAGGAAGTCCACACTGTGTGGCATAGAAGCCCCACTCTGCACAGCCAGGCCTTTGAATTGctgagttctgttctcatgttACTATGCACACACCTCTGTCCACTGCTTTCTGGGGCACAAGAACCTGGGACACCCAGTGAGTGCCCACTGTGCCCAGGCATCTGACAATATGGAGGACACTGGGGAGCAGAGGCTACAGGCGGGATGCTCTGGCCACAgtgctggtctcagactcaggaGAGAGTCTGAGATGGGCTCATCACCTCTCTCTCCCAGCCACAGGCAGGCTGGACCACCCTCTGAGGACAAAGCTGGAGGATACAATAGCCTTGGTGCTCAATGCCATCACCAGGTAGCCTGGCAGGTGGCCACAAGGTAGAGGGCACAGGGTCAGCCCAGGAAGGCCATACTTCCCTCTAAATATGCCTATTCTTAGGGCAACCAGCCCAACAAGAGTTTATGACTGAGCTCCGCAGAGCTCCCTCCAGACTGAACaacaaggaagaggaagggcccAGAGCCTCCTGCAGCAAAACACGCCTGGGGGATAAAAGCCCAGAGCCCAGAGcacctcacacacactcactcaacaCTCACACAGTCACTCAAcacactcccagctcccagctcccagccaaCCCCGCCATGGCCGCctccaccatgtctgtctgctccGACGCTTGTACTAACTCCTCCTGGCAGGTGGATGACTGCCCAGAGAGCTGCTGTGAGCCTACCTGCTGTGCCCCCAGCTACTGTGcccccagctgctgccagcccagctgctgtgtgCCCAGTTGCTGCCAACCCAGCTGCTGTGTGCCCAGTTGCTGCCAACCCAGCTGCTGTGTGCCCAgttgctgccagcccagctgctgtgtgcccagttgctgccagcccagctgctgccagACCAGCTGCTGTGCCCCAGCCCCCTGCATTACTCTTGTCTGTACCCCAGTGAGCTGTGTGTCCAGTCCCTGCTGCCAATCTTCCTGCAACAGCTGCTGCACACCCTCATGCTGCCAACAGTCTAGCTGCCAGCCCGATTGCTGCACCTGCTCCCCCTGCCAGCCTTCCTGCTGTGTGCCCGTTTGTTGCAAGCCTGTCTGCTGTGTGCCAGTCTGCTGTGGAGCTTCCTCCTCATGCTGCCAGCAGTCTAGCTGTGAGCCCTCTTGCTGCACCTGCTCCCCCTGCCAGCCGTCCTGCTGTGAACCCACATGCTGTGAGCCTTTGTGTTGTGAACCTGTCTGCTGCACGCCTATCTGCTCTGGATCCTCCTCATGCTGCCAGCCATCCTGCTGTGtgcctgtctgctgcaagcctgtctgctgcaCACCCATCTGCTCTGGATCCTCCTCATGCTGCCAGCAGTCTAGCTGCCAGCCCTCATGCTGTCAATCCTCCTGCTGTGCTcctgtctgctgcaagcctgtctgctgcaagcctgtctgctgcaagcctgtctgctgcaagccctgctccaGTGTGTCCCTGCTCTGCCGCCCTGTGTGCAGACCTGCCTGCTGTGTGCCCACCTCCTCCTGCTGTGCCTCCtcctgccagcccagctgctgcaaGTCCTGCTCCAGCGTGTCCATGCTCTGCCACCCAGCCTGCTCTAGACAAGTCAGCTGTAGCCTCTCTTCTGGCCAGAAGTCCAGCTGCTGACCCCGAGTGCCCATCTGGGGTACTGTCCGGCACAGGCTGCTCTGCACTACTCTAACCATTCCCAGCCTCTAGCCTTGATCACAGAAGATTAGCCATGGCCATCCAGAAGATGGTTGGCTCCTGAGTCCTTCCCTGAGGCTGCCTGAATGGAGCCCCACTGCCTCCTTAGGCCCTAAGTCATGAGATTAGTCCCAACTCCAGCAGTTTTAGCCTTACCTGGGCTCTCTCACTGCATATATCCTGATAAGCCCGCCTTTGGGGCCTGcgaagatagttcagtggttaagaacacttacgctcttgcaaaggacccgagTCCTGTTCCCTGTGCACAGTGGGTGACTGACAACTGCCTGTAGGTTGTCATTCCTTTTCCAGGGCATTTGctgccctcctctggtctctctgGAGACCTGCACtcatctgtacacacatacacacacacacacacacacacacacacacacacacacacacacttaaaaaaataaatctttaaacttGCCGCTGTCTCCTACCGACTTGTGTCTTGTGTGTGGCATGGGGTGGATGGACATGAAGGACCAGACTTCATGCAGCAAGTGGGTCCTAGCTCAAGGGTACACGATGGCTCTTCTCAGAGTAGCTCCTTGGTATCTGAGGTTAGGAATGTGGGGAAAAATGACTACTTGGTAGTCATAGAACCCTGAGCCATACCTGTTCTTCCCAGCCCCACAGctgctcttgagtgctgggatccactTAGCATGACCCTCCTATTGGAAGACACATCCCCAGCCTCCTCTGGGAGGACCAGCCTTTTATGGCAGTTGCTCATTCTGCCTCCAGCTTTCTCTGTAGCTCTACCCTCCCCAGGATCTACATCTCAACCAGGGCTCCAGCTCCAGCCAGGATTCTGAAGCCCCAAGAATGTCAGCCTCCTGCAGTCTTCTGGGTGCCTCCTGCCAATCAACCCAGCCCTCCTGGATTCTAACACATTTCCTGCAGCCCTGCTGCCCTGCTGCCCTTCCAAGGAGCTGCCCCACACAGTGTGGAGCTGATGTCCTTCCTTGCTGCTTGGCATGCCAGACCCAACATCCCACCCTGCCCAAGCGCAGGGACCTCATGAGTGGATGCTGGGTAGAGTGTGATGATTAATACCACCAACTTGACGAGATCTAGAGTCACCTTGGAAACGATCTGTCAGCATATGTGATGTCCCCTCTTCAGGCCAGAAGTCTAGCTGCTGATCCCCAGTCCTCATCAGGGATACTGTCCCCCACAGCCTGCTTCTCTACTACTCTAGTTTTTCCTGCCTTCTAGCCTTGACCACAGAGGACTAGCcattggcctccataggctcatgtatttgaatgctcagTTCCCTaagtggtggaactgtttgggaaggattaggaggtgtgtccatgttggaggaggtgtggccatattggaggaggtgtggccatgttgaagGAGGTATGGCCATGTTGGAGAGGTGTGGTcatattggaggaggtgtgtccatgttggaggaggtgtggccatgtgggggaggtgtggccatgttggaggaggtgtgtcactgtgggtgggctttgaggtttggaAAGTCCAAGTCAGGCCCAGTCTTGGTGGAGTaagatgcaagctctcagctcTTATTCTAGtgcgtgcctgcctgcctgcctgcctgctgttttGCTCCCAGTCATGATGTCATGGACTcagcctttgaaactgtaagcaagcccccagtaaaatgctttcttttgtaagttgccttggtcatggtgtctcttcacagcacagaacagtgactaagatagcatgtctgtgagggagtttttaGATTGGGTTGACTGAGCTGGGACtacccaccctaaatgtgagtGGCACCGTGGTCCTGGGCTGgattaaaagaagaaagcaagctgagcaccagcagtcctctctctctctctctctctctctctctctctctctctctctctctctctctttccttcctggctGTAGACACAgctgaccagctgcctcactctCCTGCCACTGCACCATCCCCACTATGACGGACTGTGTCCCCAGGAACCGTGAGCCACGCAAAACTTTTATTCTCTGAAGTTGCTTCCTGTGatgtgttttgttacagcaacaagaaGAACGAATAACACACTGGGTGCCACCAACGGTGCCACcagacccaggtcctcacacACAGGGTGCCACcagacccaggtcctcacacACAGGCCTCGTGTGTTCAGGGAGccacctccctcccctcactCAGAAGACCACCTGAGACAACCACCAGGGGCATCCCAGCACCAGAGACCAAATGACACAGTGTTGTCCACCTTCCTGAGGGGCAAATCTATGTGGCCATAGATAAGAGGTTCCAGAGGGCCATGATGGTCACATCCTGCTGTGGGTGTTGAGTAGCCAACAGGTAAGGCTCAACTTCCCCCAACATATGTCTGTCCCTGTTTGGTGCCCAGTGGCCATGGGGTTGGCTCAGAAGACGGATAGGAGAGGACTCATTGTGACCTCTGTCTGCCACCCTCACCTCTGCATGCTGACACCCAAAACACAGGGCCTCATCTGCTTAGTGACCCTTGGTGTGCCAGCCAGGAAGTGTGTCCCCTATCTCCTAGGAGCCTCCTTCCTTGTTGGCCATATTAGCTTCCAAAGTTGTTAATCACAGGGTGACCCTGGAACTCTGCCAGCCCAGCCCAGTCCAGGCATCATCCTGGGAGAAATGAGAACATCCGTCCATCTAGAGCAGTGTGCACTGAGGTTCTGGCAGCAGACAACAGGGAATTATTCAAGTGTCCATCAGCAGCAGAGTGGATAAATGTGTGGGGACTGTCCGTACAGGAAACATCACACGGCTGTGGAGGAGCCAGCCAGGTGGAGTCACCTTGGAAGCACCATGCTTGATGAGACGGCATGAGGCCACGTGTGGAGTATGCATAACAGGGACTTCGGAGACGGACAGCAGGTGCACAGACCAGTCAGACAAATACCCGGCACAGAGAGCCGAGGGGGCCAAGCCCTCTTGACTCATGGTTTCGAAGGGCCCAGCTTTTGCCCTGTTCATTCTGAGTCTGTGATAAGACAGAATGTCACATAACCCCAAGCACAGGGCCAAGGCTGCTCCCCTCAtggccagcaggaagcagaatgaggaggggcaggaagaaCCTGGAAAGGCCTGCATCCAGTGgcctacttcctccagtaagaACAATGACCTAATGTTTTGTTCAGTTCCCCAACAGCACCACCACCTGGAGACCAGGCACTCAACACATGAACTTGGGGGGACATTCTGTATGCAAATCATGACAGTGGGTGTCACAGGTGGGCCAGGGGTTGACAGAAAGACCACTCAGGGATAAGGAGCCTAGGGTGAGCTAAGGTACATACACTGAAGACAACCAAGTGCTGTGAGGATGTTCTGACACCCTTGGCCATGCCCTTCAAGCCATGATCCACGGCACCCTAAGCACTTCTCAGGAAAACCACCCATAGGAGCCGCAGGCCATCATTAGGTCCCTGTGGCTGATAGCCCCGTCCCTTCACCTTAACTAGGGCACTGTCTGAGAGCATAGAGCCCATGGCCACAGACCCTTAAAGCTGAAGGCTAACTCTGAAGTTGAGCCTGATGGAAACAGGACAGCAAAGCCAGGTTCAAGGCACAAAGGATGGCTGTGGGTACCTGGGATCTTTGGCTGACTGTGCCTATTCTTGAAGAAGAGCAACCAAGATAGATGTCGCCTCCAGCCCAGCAAGGGACAAACCAGCCACCTCCTACTCAGTCCCCTGTAATGGGGTCACTTCAGAAATATGACCAAGTGACTGGGACCCTTGCCACAAACCTGGCTGTCAGCAAGAGACTTGGCCAAAGTTGGAGCAGATGACAACACACAGCCCAGGGACATACAAGAGCCAGGAGGGCACCTCAAGACACTCGCAGGTGTCTGAAGCACTGGATAGGGCTAAGCACCAGTCTGGGGGTTTTCCAATGCCTCGGCACCTCCAAGGAAGCTAGACTCAGAAGATGAACTATGTACCAATAGGAACAGTTACAACAATGtgccataataaaaataattgtaaaagcCTTTGTGGTTTATTTCTGCCATTTTTCATTCTGGAGTTTTCAAACTTCTGGAAAGTGAAACAGGTAGACACAGGAGGTTGTGGACTAAGAGCAGGATGCTATCCTAAAGAatgaggatggggagggagaaagggagaaggaaggtatgagggagggaggaagacaccCAGAGTCCTGGAAACTAAAGCAGCAGCCTGCAGGTGAGGGTGCTTGCCAACAGGGCGCATGGTGGATGGAGTATGTGATGCAGctgaagtggggtgggggtgcgggCGTTGCTGCTAAGATGAGGATCAGGAGAGCTGGAAACCAGAGTGGGGAAGGCAGGAGCCGGAATCATGGGCAGGAGCACTCAGACTGTAAGATGAGAAGCTTCCTGAAGCTGAAGGGATGCGTGAGACCAGAGCTGAGGAAAGCATCATGGTGCTGGGAGAGGGgcggggggcagggaggaggggtggcCACAGATGTGGTACAAGGTTCTAGAAAGAGATGAGCTCATCAGAAGGGCAAACCAGTCACAAGCCCAAGATGGTGACACACCTCTGGGATGTGGAAAGGAGTTGGACTGAaccttggctacatggtgaggccagcctgggctacaggagctactgtctaaaaaaagaaaaggaagtttcGGGTATACCCTTGCTGCTCCTGACACCCTGAGGGAATGCCAAGTCACCCCACAGAAGGAAGGCTGGCCCTCTCTGCAAAGCTATAGGATGCCCAGATCTGCCACGGTGGCCTCAGAGATTGATCTACATGGGAGAGGGCAGATGTGTGAGTCAGGACCTCTGTCTAACCTGGCAGTGTCCACATGATTTTCATTTCATAGAGAGTTAAAAATGGCTGGTGTGACAGTCCTCACCTGAAACCCCAGGCCTGGGGAGGCTGGGACAAGGCCAACCTTCACAATGAGATGCTACATAAGCACagcccctgggggtgggggtgggtaaagTTGACTACTTAGAAGCTTACACTGCCGGGAACAGCAAGTACCACAGGTGGAAGAACACAGAAATTCGTTTACAACCAACTGCCTCCGAGAAGCGGCAGAATGAAAACACCGGCCAGAGGGGCCACGCACACGCTGTGGAAATAAatattgaaggaggaagggaTTCTAGTGGAGCCAGTGACAGGGGACCCCacatcagaggccagcctgggctatagaggcCCTGACCCCCAACCCCGAAGTAGTAAAAAAGTAACAGTGAGATATGGAGCTGGCCTTTTCAATGGACCAAGGGAGTTTTAAAGGAAAATCTAATGAAACAAAGCCATCAATGGGAGCAGGAGTGAGCGCGTGGGTTCGGGAGTTTTTAGTTTTAGGTGGACTAGGACAGCGTGGGACTGACACAATGAAGATTTTAGTCTGACTCTTCAGACGTGGGCTCGGGTGCTTTTAAAGGGGTCTGCCATGGGAAGACCTTTCCCACAACACGTTTAACCTCCTGGAGCTGGGGTGAAGCCATGGGGCTTCAGAACTGTTCTAGTAAGACTGCTGGGTCCCTGGTGCTAAAATCAGCAGGGAGAagtgggcagacagacagacagacagagggaagaaCTGAGGGAGAGAGCATGATATAAAGTAAGAGACTCTGGGTAAAGTGTCAGCATATTCCATGTGTAAGCCGTTATGGACACTCCTTAAAGACTTCAAGTCACCCCGTGCCCCAGAAGTTCAGCTGTGGACACGTGGAAGAGACacggacacccccacccccatccccctccccacacacacctcagcCACTGCAGCACAATTCACCGCGGCCAagtggtggaggaggagatgaATGGGGAAACAGGTTTAGTCTTTTACAAAGAGGAAGTGCCGCCATTTGTGACAACAGGCTGAGACTGGAGGATACTCCACAAAGTGAAATAATGCAGGCACAAACAGCCCCATCTCACTGCCGTGCAATGTCTAAAATGTCAGCTCACGAGGGGTGAACCCAAGCCCAAGGGTCAAACAGCCTAGTGTTCCGATCTGGAAACTGATGGACACACTCTGTGTGGGGTCTAGCAGTCTGGGTAACCGAGGAGAGCAAGCATGTAAACTCAAGGGGACTTTGCTGGAGTCACAGGGACATTCCATTCGCATCCCAAGATGAAACCACGCTTCTGTGAAACTGAAGATTGAACGGCCATGAGAAGTTAAACACTGGCAACTCAGTATAAGGATGAGTAATAGACTCTAGTGACAGAAGGCGTCTGGAAATAAAACCAGGTCGATCTTGCAGAGAAGTGTGCGCAGAGTAAAAGTGAGGAAAATGGGAGGATCGAGACCCGCTGAAGGATCACACCAGAAGGAACAGTGTCTAGAGTCACCAAGGGGAGAGCCAAGAAAGGAGAAACGGGTTTTAGGATAATCCTGAGATGAGATGTCACACTGCAAGTCTCAACAGACGACAAAGCAACACACAGTCTGGAAAGAGATACCATCGTTCTAgaataagaaggaagaaagagagcaaCAGACAGAAGttgaaagacagagaaaactgTCTGGAAACTCCAGTTGTCTCTGCTCAGGAACATGGGCACCAAGATAATAGGCATCGTTACCTGGGCTTCGAGGGACACTGGTTCAAACCCAGAATTTTTGTtggattgtttttgttgttgttgttgttgttgttgtttgtttgttttttgagaccgggtttctctgtgtagccttggctgtcctggagctcactctgtagaccaggctagccttgagctcacagagatctgcctgcctctgcctccctagtgctgggattaaaggcgtgcaccatcaccacccagctccaaaccAGGATTCTATACCCAGCCAGACTATCCTGGCATGGGTGAGTGGGCAGGCATGTCAGGAGCTTCTGAAGTGTGGCCACTGCAGGATGTGGAGTCTCTggccaaaaagaaaacagaaaaggctCAGAGTCTCACTGGAAATGCTGAGTGTCTTGGAGGACCAGGCACAGCTGAGGGAAGATGCCACCCTACCCAGCAAAGTCTCCCTCACAATGTACACACAGCCTCCTGTCAACAAGCCTGTTTCTGAGTCAACTGTGTTGTATAAGACTTGCATCTTGCTAACAtgtggagagggaaagggggtggGAGAGCTGTTATTAAGCCCCCAGTGAGTTGTATTATGTAACGCGTGTTTTTTATTTTgcctatgttttaaaatgtttaaagcaatagtaataacaataataataataataggtccCAGTCACTCAAGCACAGGGTAACAACCCCAGAATCCAGCACCATGGAGCCCTGCTCACCTCCAAAACCTCTCAAGGGAAGTGGCCTCAAATGTTTTCCAGGCCTTCAGCAGAgtcgaaacaaaaacaaacacaggtGAGGCGTGCACACTGCAGATGACCAGCGCTAATGAGGGGCCCcagccagccagtaagcaggaAGGCAGGCCTGAGAAGTTTCTCACTAGGAAAACACCAGCCCAGGGCCGTATAAAAGCTGGCAGCGGCCCCtcatactcacactcacacactcacactcacactctcacagCTCCTACCAGGCCTGCCCGCCATGGCCACCTCCACCATGTCCATCTGCTCCAGTGACCTGAGCTACGACAGCCGGGTCTGCCTGCCCGGTTCCTGTGATTCTTGTACTGACTCCTCCTGGCAGGTGGACGACTGCCCAGAGAGCTGCTGTGAGCCTACCTGCTGTGGCCCCAGCTGCTGTACCCCCAGCTGCTGTGTGCCCAGCTGCTGTGTGCCCAgttgctgccagcccagctgctgtgccccagcctcctgcctgACCTTTGTCTGCACCCCAGTGAGCTGTGTGTCCAGCCCCTGCTGCCAATCTGCCTGCAGCAGCTGCTGCACACCCTCATGCTGCACCTCCTCACCTTGTTGTGTGACCCTTtgctgcaagcctgtctgctgcaCACCCATCTGCTCTGGATCCTCCTCATGCTGCCAGCAGTCTAGCTGCCAGCCAGCTTGCTGTACCTGCTCCCCCTGTCAGCCATCCTGCTGTGtgcctgtctgctgcaagcctgtctgctgcaagcctgtctgctgcaCACCCATCTGCTCTGGATCCTCCTCATGCTGCCAGCAGTCTAGCTGCCAGCCCTCATGCTGTCAATCCTCCTGCTGTGtgcctgtctgctgcaagcctgtctgctgcaagccctgctccaGTGTGTCCCTGCTCTGCCGCCCTGTGTGCAGACCTGCCTGCTGTGTGCCCACCTCCTCCTGCTGTGCCTCCtcctgccagcccagctgctgcaagccctgctccaGTGTGTCCCTGCTCTGTAGCCCTGCCTGCTCCCGCCAggcctgctgtggcctctcctcggGCCAGAAGTCCAGCTGCTAACAGGCTGAATCTCTCAGTCTTCGCAGGCTACGTCTGCTTTTAAGCGATTCTCCACTCTCAGGAGCCCCTGGAAGCCGCCCGGGGTCACCAGAGTCGTCTCACTTTGGATTGGAGGCTGCACAGCTGCTGCCTGATGGGGTTTGAAGGTGCCACCTGGCCCCTCCCCCTACAGTTCCCTCTGTGACACAGAGAGCAGCCCCAGAAGCCCATTCTCTTGACCATGCACTCACACCAAATGTGACAAGTCCACTGCTGTGTTCAATAAAGTGTTCATATCAGGAGCTGTGGGCTGAATGTGTGCATTTTCTGGAATGTCCTGGGTATTCATATTCAGTCTATCATGGCCCTGGGTGCCTTGCCTagcacagaaaacacagaaatccAAGCACAGAAAGATTCTCCAATGCCAAGTCAGGATACTGGGACAAAATCTAAGGCAGGTGCGTCTGTCTGATAGTCTCTGGACATGGTTATAGCCTGAGAACACATGCTGGGGGGCCGGCTGGTTCCAGGTCAGGAGGCCATGGTAAGAGGTTTCCACCCTGCCTGCCTCAGATCATGAGAGTGTGAGCTTCAGCCCCTACTGTGTCAACACTGGTCACATCAGAGCTTAAGGCCTGGCTGAGGAGGCAGGCAAAAAGACACCATGTGAACAGCCCCCCAGGATGGTGAGAAGGACAAGGCTGGGCTCCCAGTGGACCACTAACATTGGAGAGTCAGGTAAGCATCATTGAGATCAGCTAGGAAAGCCGGTGACAGAAGAAGACACTCTCCACAGGAAGAGTTGAGAAGTACATCCAAGAGAAGGATCTCTGAACACAGTGGTGTTGGGATAATctctttgtacactgtgtgaaaatgtatgtctgtccttcctcatctgcctaaggcaccttctgattggtttactaaagagctgaatggccaatggctaggcaggagaggataggtgggacttccgggcagagatgGGAACTCAgggaaagaatctgaggtgggaagattccCAGCCAGATGCGGAGGAAGTCAGACATATGGTacgagccatgtggtagaacGTAGACTAATATAAACGGGTTAacttaagagctagttgggaacaagcctaagctaaggccaagctttcataattaataaaaatctccacatcattattcaggagctggcagtccaaagaaagtccaaccaTAGTGGGATCAAATTTGAAGTCATATTGTTCCTGCTTGCTGGGTTTATTCATGCCCTGCATCCGATCACTGGGGTATTCAAATACTCCGAGGAGAATGGCCATCCCCTGAGCATAGGGAAGAAGGCTTCACGGCTGTACTGCTCAGCTTTCTGGTGCACAACAAAATGCCGGAGGGAATCAGTGTAGAGAGAGGAAAGGTTGGCTTGAGCTGACAGTTTTATCTGTGATCTGTCATTGCTCCGGGGCCTGTGGCGAGGCACGTGAAAATGGGAAGCaggtgagagaggagggagccagTGTCCACAGGCCTCTTCAAGGCACACCCCCAATGACCCAACTTTCTCCTACTAGCCCCATTTCTAAAGATTGTACCAGCTCCCAGTGGCACCACAGGCTGGGAACCACTCCTATGCCTTCAGCACACAACCCTTGGACACATTCCAGCCCAAATGGCcataagctctctctctctctctctctctctctctctctctctctctctctctctctctctccatttctcctccttctcctctctctctccctgagacagggtttttcccaGTGACTCCCAGATTGTGACCCTTACCCCACTCCCGTTGAGTGCCCCCTCCCCACACTGGCAGTGTCATTTGGGGAGATTGTAAGACCTCTAGTAGATGGGACCTAGCTGGGGGGGTGGGCTACCTCTGAAGGTGACACTTGATCCCTCCAGTTTGAGTCCTGTGAAAGACTAGCTCATGTCAAAGACTTTTCTGTAAGAGCCCAGGGACCCTATGTCCACACAGAGCTGCCCAGTGAAGTGTTCTTCAAGGTGCTTCTGGGAGGCCACACAGCCGTGGTCCCAGGCAGCCACCCCAGCTGGCAGCAACCTTGGTTTTGAGGTATTCAGAATTCAAAAGTCACAGTGgccacacctttcatcccagcactcgggggggggggggggcagaggcaagtggtgattttgaggccagccagagctacacagtgagaccctgtctccatgtCATGGAGGCTTCCACTGAGATTTTAGAA containing:
- the LOC131926429 gene encoding keratin-associated protein 10-2-like isoform X5; protein product: MAASTMSVCSDACTNSSWQVDDCPESCCEPTCCAPSYCAPSCCQPSCCVPSCCQPSCCVPTPCITLVCTPVSCVSSPCCQSSCNSCCTPSCCQQSSCQPDCCTCSPCQPSCCVPVCCKPVCCVPVCCGASSSCCQQSSCEPSCCTCSPCQPSCCEPTCCEPLCCEPVCCTPICSGSSSCCQPSCCVPPVCCKPCSSVSLLCRPVCRPACCVPTSSCCASSCQPSCCKSCSSVSMLCHPACSRQVSCSLSSGQKSSC
- the LOC131926429 gene encoding keratin-associated protein 10-9-like isoform X2, whose translation is MAASTMSVCSDACTNSSWQVDDCPESCCEPTCCAPSYCAPSCCQPSCCVPSCCQPTPCITLVCTPVSCVSSPCCQSSCNSCCTPSCCQQSSCQPDCCTCSPCQPSCCVPVCCKPVCCVPVCCGASSSCCQQSSCEPSCCTCSPCQPSCCEPTCCEPLCCEPVCCTPICSGSSSCCQPSCCVPVCCKPVCCTPICSGSSSCCQPVCCKPVCCKPCSSVSLLCRPVCRPACCVPTSSCCASSCQPSCCKSCSSVSMLCHPACSRQVSCSLSSGQKSSC
- the LOC131926429 gene encoding keratin-associated protein 10-3-like isoform X13, encoding MAASTMSVCSDACTNSSWQVDDCPESCCEPTCCAPSYCTSCCAPAPCITLVCTPVSCVSSPCCQSSCNSCCTPSCCQQSSCQPDCCTCSPCQPSCCVPVCCKPVCCVPPSCCVPVCCKPVCCTPICSGSSSCCQQSSCQPSCCQSSCCAPPCSSVSLLCRPVCRPACCVPTSSCCASSCQPSCCKSCSSVSMLCHPACSRQVSCSLSSGQKSSC
- the LOC131926429 gene encoding keratin-associated protein 10-9-like isoform X9, with protein sequence MAASTMSVCSDACTNSSWQVDDCPESCCEPTCCPSCCVPSCCQPSCCQTSCCAPAPCITLVCTPVSCVSSPCCQSSCNSCCTPSCCQQSSCQPDCCTCSPCQPSCCVPVCCKPVCCVPVCCGASSSCCQQSSCEPSCCTCSPCQPSCCEPTCCEPLCCEPVCCTPICSGSSSCCQPSCCVPPVCCKPCSSVSLLCRPVCRPACCVPTSSCCASSCQPSCCKSCSSVSMLCHPACSRQVSCSLSSGQKSSC
- the LOC131926429 gene encoding keratin-associated protein 10-2-like isoform X11: MAASTMSVCSDACTNSSWQVDDCPESCCEPTCCAPTPCITLVCTPVSCVSSPCCQSSCNSCCTPSCCQQSSCQPDCCTCSPCQPSCCVPVCCKPVCCVPVCCGASSSCCQQSSCEPSCCTCSPCQPSCCVPVCCKPVCCTPICSGSSSCCQQSSCQPSCCQSSCCAPPCSSVSLLCRPVCRPACCVPTSSCCASSCQPSCCKSCSSVSMLCHPACSRQVSCSLSSGQKSSC
- the LOC131926429 gene encoding keratin-associated protein 10-9-like isoform X4, yielding MAASTMSVCSDACTNSSWQVDDCPESCCEPTCSPCITLVCTPVSCVSSPCCQSSCNSCCTPSCCQQSSCQPDCCTCSPCQPSCCVPVCCKPVCCVPVCCGASSSCCQQSSCEPSCCTCSPCQPSCCEPTCCEPLCCEPVCCTPICSGSSSCCQPSCCVPVCCKPVCCTPICSGSSSCCQQSSCQPSCCQSSCCAPPCSSVSLLCRPVCRPACCVPTSSCCASSCQPSCCKSCSSVSMLCHPACSRQVSCSLSSGQKSSC
- the LOC131926429 gene encoding keratin-associated protein 10-2-like isoform X6 → MAASTMSVCSDACTNSSWQVDDCPESCCEPTCCAPSYCPSCCVPSCCQPSCCQTSCCAPAPCITLVCTPVSCVSSPCCQSSCNSCCTPSCCQQSSCQPDCCTCSPCQPSCCVPVCCKPVCCVPVCCGASSSCCQQSSCEPSCCTCSPCQPSCCEPTCCEPLCCEPVCCTPICSGSSSCCQPSCCVPPVCCKPCSSVSLLCRPVCRPACCVPTSSCCASSCQPSCCKSCSSVSMLCHPACSRQVSCSLSSGQKSSC
- the LOC131926429 gene encoding keratin-associated protein 10-9-like isoform X7, with the protein product MAASTMSVCSDACTNSSWQVDDCPESCCEPTCCTSCCAPAPCITLVCTPVSCVSSPCCQSSCNSCCTPSCCQQSSCQPDCCTCSPCQPSCCVPVCCKPVCCVPVCCGASSSCCQQSSCEPSCCSSSCCQPSCCVPVCCKPVCCTPICSGSSSCCQQSSCQPSCCQSSCCAPVCCKPVCCKPVCCKPVCCKPCSSVSLLCRPVCRPACCVPTSSCCASSCQPSCCKSCSSVSMLCHPACSRQVSCSLSSGQKSSC
- the LOC131926429 gene encoding keratin-associated protein 10-2-like isoform X1, coding for MAASTMSVCSDACTNSSWQVDDCPESCCEPTCSATSCCAPAPCITLVCTPVSCVSSPCCQSSCNSCCTPSCCQQSSCQPDCCTCSPCQPSCCVPVCCKPVCCVPVCCGASSSCCQQSSCEPSCCTCSPCQPSCCEPTCCEPLCCEPVCCTPICSGSSSCCQPSCCVPVCCKPVCCTPICSGSSSCCQQSSCQPSCCQSSCCAPVCCKPVCCKPVCCKPVCCKPCSSVSLLCRPVCRPACCVPTSSCCASSCQPSCCKSCSSVSMLCHPACSRQVSCSLSSGQKSSC
- the LOC131926429 gene encoding keratin-associated protein 10-3-like isoform X12: MAASTMSVCSDACTNSSWQVDDCPESCCEPTCCAPSYCAPSCCQPSCCVPSCCQPSCCVPTPCITLVCTPVSCVSSPCCQSSCNSCCTPSCCQQSSCQPDCCTCSPCQPSCCVPVCCKPVCCVPVCCGPLCCEPVCCTPICSGSSSCCQPSCCVPPVCCKPCSSVSLLCRPVCRPACCVPTSSCCASSCQPSCCKSCSSVSMLCHPACSRQVSCSLSSGQKSSC